In Plasmodium knowlesi strain H genome assembly, chromosome: 7, one DNA window encodes the following:
- a CDS encoding importin alpha re-exporter, putative, translated as MEDKLESDLLTVFARSVSSNFDDIKQSEAKITALYEDPNRENYIRLLLKFVMYPYDEKNEKKNMYDGVLNRNVKIAVMISIKNFIKKSVHSNLENLELSPDLSIQIKHFCMHFLLDVNNEDIQSLDKYFYEILLYLFKFSICDDYDYLLFYLITLYISDGGAESVVQFLHSDERKKVDDTAKIIDCIMLYVRNKEIVEGLTQDNFFIHYPKFIANLEEIKNVICCRNKSLNDDIVNYINNTKRVYKTNDRHSLFLLSDCILYGLPGAGVASLSNMVSVVNVVSAVSVDNAVNGVGGGVGSAQFDFPGKGTIANDYNGNVKLVPLATAMTHSSRHHINTTILRKKFIAMKIIRKIVKKYKNNDYVSKYDLKIILTHIEFPLTLYFVYLYGKFSESSGYLAEKLNVAGGGPNALLSGASGQIKPSEVYLQISNCFLAMNYLLQNMHVYLKIFYAIIGVDLPEYFEDNFEVLFNIFNNMLLYDVGLVGNFVRYMEVLYNMGGTSASASQSHAGEFSPPQMNLHELSKLNAQFLQNVLKCKVMLVDVIKIISETYQDESKKYIVKLVFSLTQVLYAEGDRNLLCHNYNCLASTIKLIHHMNLNKNDSNPYKDKQFLHKIIERVLHHIRLKRNDIEEILDADLDYFRNDLNKVNSFSVRSAATYFLKTLCDNYFDACFPMLEVRIFSRDSLMFFNHSSTSSGDRVDGVGAGVSTGVCNATTQMQNHSGDLHHGGIDKNDPFYEACNLEYKIQLITCLGQVNLAQNFYEQNVQHILKEFVMTAKMKYPDVDSLCYGIHDYDFSSRSGTNSIGASGHVNACTSQNKSVWLSNEDLFSKNNTIYLLSILKFILNNRTICITSNNALDIFTFLHHLLFTDKVMIYCYACLCMNRILNQQISADIVQVIFNNSLSKTLTRLLFLLKYHVHVKILNEYILITIMRIFLLCPEKLTNLYVPLLLILDNTIKIIINESHNPLFNHYLFELLTLIISLIYKSENTNGINQVEEVVISTFSEILQMYVHDFIPYIFQILSIIVDNTYTVQKIHLKILSNLYEMDLWKSTVGNVNGIICVLRSFFKKHQLFQDIIKNNMQQLFNIYHYCLSNKKLSTDSFQIILIIFTYLPVENYKTFLKPLFVLLFTFLQQYKNDIIKIKVVHALSVLVLKTDVSLFVDTVEQIHAGLIFNVLKNLYMPILDKLINVNEKIIIFLALTKIMSNDKIRGEPFVVDMLSLLNQNITNNELVLKKTKVHHQEVQKDELDKNFEVTYVKLQMINNDNINETVLRDININMELKQNLYNSVFMQICHTNGFNSILQLFSN; from the exons ATGGAGGACAAACTGGAGAGCGACCTGCTGACAGTGTTCGCGCGGAGCGTGTCGAGCAACTTTGATGACATAAAGCAGAGCGAAGCCAAGATCACGGCGCTGTATGAGGACCCCAACCGGGAGAACTATATCCGGTTGCTCCTCAAGTTTGTCATGTACCCCTACGatgagaaaaacgaaaaaaaaaacatgtacgATGGAGTGCTAAACAGGAACGTAAAAATAGCAGTCATGATaagtataaaaaattttataaagaaAAGTGTCCACAGTAATCTGGAGAATTTAGAACTCAGCCCCGACTTGAGCATACAGATCAAGCACTTCTGCATGCACTTCCTCCTCGACGTGAACAATGAAGACATACAAAGTCTcgacaaatatttttatgaaatTTTATTGTACTTGTTCAAGTTTAGCATCTGCGACGATTATGATTATCTCTTGTTTTATTTGATCACCCTGTATATTAGTGATGGAGGAGCAGAGAGTGTCGTACAATTCCTACACAGCGAtgagaggaagaaggtggACGACACAGCCAAGATCATCGACTGTATCATGCTTTACGTAAGGAATAAGGAAATCGTGGAGGGACTAACGCAGgacaatttcttcattcattATCCCAAGTTTATAGCCAATCtcgaggaaattaaaaatgttatatGTTGTCGAAATAAGTCACTTAACGATGATATTGTGAACTACATCAACAATACGAAGAGAGTGTACAAGACAAATGACAGGCATAGTTTATTTTTGCTTAGTGATTGCATCCTATATGGGTTGCCTGGAGCTGGAGTGGCTAGTCTCTCAAACATGGTTAGTGTAGTTAATGTGGTTAGCGCGGTTAGTGTAGACAATGCTGTTAACGGCGTTGGCGGAGGGGTGGGAAGTGCTCAGTTCGATTTCCCTGGAAAAGGTACCATCGCTAACGACTACAATGGGAATGTGAAGCTCGTTCCACTCGCCACGGCTATGACACACTCCTCCCGTCATCACATAAACACTACCATtctcagaaaaaaattcatcgcTATGAAAATAATcagaaaaattgtaaagaaatacaaaaacaatgACTACGTATCCAAGTatgatttaaaaataatcctTACTCACATTGAATTTCCATTGACCCTTTACTTTGTCTACCTGTATGGGAAGTTTTCTGAAAGTAGTGGCTACCTTGCGGAGAAGTTAAATGTCGCAGGGGGAGGTCCAAACGCGTTGCTTTCAGGAGCATCAGGACAAATCAAACCCAGCGAAGTGTACCTACAGATAAGTAACTGCTTTCTTGCGATGAACTACCTCCTACAAAATATGCACgtgtatttaaaaatattctatGCCATCATCGGGGTGGATCTACCTGAATATTTTGAGGATAACTTTGAAGTCCTcttcaacatttttaataatatGCTTCTCTACGATGTTGGTCTAGTGGGTAATTTCGTTCGCTATATGGAGGTACTGTACAATATGGGCGGCACTTCCGCCTCTGCATCACAAAGCCACGCTGGGGAATTCTCCCCCCCACAGATGAACCTGCATGAACTCTCCAAACTGAATGCCCAATTTCTGCAAAACGTTTTAAAGTGCAAAGTGATGTTGGTAGATGTGATTAAAATCATTTCAGAAACGTATCAAGATGAATCGAAAAAGTACATCGTGAAGTTAGTCTTCTCCCTGACTCAGGTTCTTTACGCTGAAGGGGATAGGAACTTACTGTGCCACAATTACAATTGCCTTGCATCTACCATCAAGCTAATTCATCACATGAATCTGAACAAAAATGACTCGAATCCATACAAGGACAAACAGTTTCTACACAAAATTATTGAACGGGTTCTACACCACATACGACTTAAAAGAAACGATATAGAAGAGATCCTAGATGCAGATCTAGACTACTTTAGGAACGATCTGAACAAGGTGAACTCCTTTTCTGTCAGATCTGCTGCTACctattttttgaaaacacTCTGTGATAACTACTTCGACGCTTGTTTTCCCATGTTGGAGGTTAGGATTTTCTCAAGGGATTCTCTCATGTTCTTCAACCATTCTTCTACTTCGTCTGGTGACAGAGTCGATGGAGTAGGGGCAGGTGTCTCTACAGGCGTTTGCAACGCAACCACGCAGATGCAGAACCATTCAGGAGATCTCCACCATGGAGGAATTGATAAAAATGACCCTTTCTATGAGGCCTGCAATTTAGAGTACAAAATACAACTAATCACCTGTCTTGGTCAGGTAAATTTGgcacaaaatttttatgaacaaaacGTACAGCACATTCTTAAGGAATTCGTTATGACAGCAAAGATGAAATATCCAGATGTGGATTCCCTCTGTTACGGTATTCACGATTATGACTTTTCGAGCCGATCAGGAACCAACTCCATCGGCGCAAGTGGACACGTAAATGCATGCACAAGTCAGAATAAATCTGTTTGGTTATCCAACGAAGATCTGTTTAGTAAAAACAACACCATCTACCTTTTGTCCATTCTAAAATTTATTCTGAATAACAGAACCATCTGTATCACTTCTAACAACGCCTTAGATATCTTTACCTTTTTACATCATCTGCTCTTCACGGACAAGGTAATGATCTATTGCTACGCTTGTCTTTGCATGAATCGAATTCTAAATCAACAAATTAGTGCTGACATCGTGCAGGTTATTTTCAACAATTCTTTATCCAAAACATTAACAAGGTTGTTGTTCCTTCTCAAGTATCACGTCCATGTGAAAATCCTAAATGAATATATCCTCATCACAATTATGAGGATATTTCTTCTATGCCCAGAAAAGCTAACCAATTTATATGTTCCTTTACTGCTGATCCTAGACAACacgataaaaataattataaatgaATCACACAACCCGTTGTTTAATCATTACCTCTTTGAGCTATTGACACTTATCATCTCCTTAATATACAAATCTGAAAATACCAATGGCATTAACCAAGTGGAAGAAGTGGTCATTTCAACCTTCTCcgaaatattacaaatgTATGTACACGACTTCATACCTTATATTTTTCAGATCCTTTCGATTATTGTAGACAACACATATACAGTCCAGAAAATTCACCTAAAAATATTAAGCAATCTGTATGAAATGGATCTGTGGAAAAGTACCGTTGGAAATGTCAATGGAATCATATGTGTCTTGCGtagcttttttaaaaaacaccAACTTTTTCAGGATATCATCAAAAACAACATGCAGCAACTTTTCAACATTTACCATTACTGTTTATCTAACAAGAAACTCTCCACCGATTCCTTTCAAATAATACTCATTATCTTTACATACCTCCCTGTGGAAAATTATAAGACTTTCCTGAAGCCTCTCTTTGTCTTACTATTTACTTTTCTCCAGCAATATAAGAATGacattattaaaattaaGGTTGTTCATGCGTTGTCTGTGTTGGTTCTGAAGACAGACGTTTCTCTCTTCGTCGACACGGTAGAACAGATACACGCGG GCCTCATCTTCAACGTACTGAAGAACCTTTACATGCCAATCCTTGACAAGCTAATCAATGTCAACGAGAAAATCATTATCTTCCTAGCCCTAACTAAAATCATGAGCAACGATAAAATCCGAGGCGAGCCCTTTGTCGTGGATATGCTCAGTCTACTGAACCAAAATATCACCAACAACGAACTCGTTTTGAAGAAAACCAAGGTGCACCATCAGGAAGTTCAGAAGGATGAGCTGGACAAGAATTTCGAGGTTACCTATGTTAAGCTACAAATGATCAACAATGATAATATCAACGAGACG GTCCTGCGCGACATCAACATCAACATGGAGCTCAAGCAGAACCTATACAACTCCGTGTTCATGCAGATCTGCCACACAAACGGATTCAACAGCATCCTTCAACTCTTTTCCAACTAA